A single region of the Vicia villosa cultivar HV-30 ecotype Madison, WI linkage group LG4, Vvil1.0, whole genome shotgun sequence genome encodes:
- the LOC131595131 gene encoding F-box/kelch-repeat protein At3g23880-like → MRSHKLKRTNPNIFSSAELPFDVISEILARLSVKSLLQFRCVSKSWKSLISDPKFAKKHLNLSTTRRLLRVSYDSPSHRFILNSYSLQSVFTDTNYNLTRFQFPLNVISERYSHHLVGSCDRILCVANYRISPDYKRFVVLWNPSIRKFKELPHFENPAELYRLRLRMTYGFGYDHVSHDYKLLVLYKCLIEHTTRAMVYTFKTDSWRTIQPFPSDFGTLPDYPQGRYGKYVSSTVNWMTCQRSIVSFDLVNESYRKILPPRQQREPIYLGLSVLRDWLSIISDHDVWVMKEYGIRDSWTKLFNVTHLLDPPSNSILAYTL, encoded by the coding sequence ATGAGATCTCACAAACTCAAAAGAACAAATCCTAACATCTTCTCTTCCGCCGAACTTCCTTTTGATGTGATTTCAGAAATACTAGCTAGGTTATCGGTGAAGTCCCTTCTTCAATTCCGATGCGTCTCCAAATCATGGAAGTCACTCATCTCCGATCCAAAATTTGCTAAAAAGCACCTTAACTTGTCCACCACGCGCCGCCTCCTCCGTGTAAGCTACGACAGTCCCTCGCACAGGTTTATTTTAAATTCTTACTCCCTTCAATCCGTTTTCACAGATACAAACTATAACCTCACTCGATTCCAGTTTCCCCTCAATGTTATTTCTGAACGCTACTCCCATCACCTTGTTGGCTCTTGTGACAGAATTCTCTGTGTTGCCAATTATCGCATCTCCCCGGATTATAAACGTTTCGTTGTACTGTGGAATCCTTCTATTAGAAAATTTAAGGAATTGCCCCATTTTGAAAACCCAGCTGAGCTCTATCGCCTTCGGCTTCGTATGACATATGGCTTCGGCTATGATCATGTTTCTCATGATTACAAACTGCTTGTTCTTTACAAATGCCTCATTGAACACACAACTAGAGCAATGGTTTATACTTTCAAGACTGATTCTTGGAGAACCATTCAACCTTTCCCTTCAGATTTTGGTACTCTCCCTGATTATCCACAGGGAAGATATGGAAAATATGTAAGCAGTACAGTTAATTGGATGACCTGTCAACGCTCgattgtttcttttgatttagTCAACGAGTCTTATCGAAAGATTTTGCCTCCTCGACAACAAAGAGAACCTATATATTTGGGTTTGAGTGTGTTGAGGGATTGGTTAAGCATAATTTCGGATCATGATGTTTGGGTCATGAAGGAGTATGGAATTCGAGACTCTTGGACTAAATTGTTCAATGTTACTCACTTGTTAGATCCTCCATCTAATTCGATTCTGGCATACACActttaa